From Brevibacillus marinus, a single genomic window includes:
- a CDS encoding YjcZ family sporulation protein: MSGIFNGKNAFALALVLFILLVIVGESDD; encoded by the coding sequence GTGAGCGGAATCTTTAACGGGAAAAATGCCTTCGCATTGGCTTTGGTGCTCTTCATCTTGCTGGTTATCGTCGGCGAATCGGACGATTAA
- a CDS encoding MDR family MFS transporter, producing MEHLDQKRKIMTIVAIMAVMLFAALNQTIVGSALPRIIADLGGLQYFSWVFTIFMLTSSVTSVLVGKLSDIYGRKQFILIGIAIFMVGSFLCGWAETIIQLIVYRGIQGFGGGMVMSTSFAAVGDLFAPRERARWQGIMGGIFGLASVFGPTLGGYIVDHADWHWIFWVFLPFGLLAFALIWRLFPAVEGKQREPVDYLGAVLLTLTIVPMLLAFSLGGNRYAWSSLEIIALLAATVVALVLFIAAERRAANPIMPLSLFGDSVFTLSNLAALTMSAGMFGTIMYMPMFVQGVIGASATASGFVMMPMMLSMVAASALSGEFINKTGKYKRLALFGLLVMTVGMVSLTFMSTETTRLVAVINMIVVGVGLGIANPIFTLTVQNVVEHKLLGVATAASQLFRQIGGTVGVALLGTVMGHRLNAEMMNRIAAAGISDQAGGDPAVAEQLAKLQDPQLLMDPERLAQIQQSLPDSAQQLFTQLVSMMREALNVSLSTVFLAGALVVFTAFVLTLFLRELPLRTTNKRTAEREQTFAETAKAQPNSR from the coding sequence ATGGAACATTTGGATCAAAAAAGAAAGATCATGACCATTGTGGCCATCATGGCAGTGATGCTGTTTGCCGCGTTGAACCAGACGATTGTCGGTTCCGCGCTGCCGCGCATCATCGCGGATTTGGGCGGCTTGCAGTACTTCAGCTGGGTGTTTACCATTTTTATGCTGACATCCAGTGTGACGTCGGTTTTGGTGGGAAAATTGTCTGACATATACGGACGCAAACAATTCATTCTGATCGGTATCGCGATTTTTATGGTTGGTTCGTTTCTGTGCGGTTGGGCCGAGACGATCATCCAGTTGATTGTGTACCGCGGGATTCAAGGATTTGGCGGCGGGATGGTCATGTCTACCTCGTTTGCCGCCGTCGGGGATCTGTTTGCGCCCCGTGAGCGGGCTCGCTGGCAGGGAATCATGGGCGGGATTTTTGGTTTGGCCAGCGTCTTTGGCCCGACTTTGGGCGGGTACATCGTCGATCATGCCGATTGGCACTGGATCTTTTGGGTGTTCCTGCCGTTCGGCCTGCTCGCCTTTGCCCTGATCTGGCGGTTGTTTCCCGCTGTGGAAGGAAAACAGCGAGAACCGGTTGACTACCTCGGGGCGGTCCTGCTGACGCTGACCATTGTGCCGATGCTGCTCGCTTTTTCCCTGGGCGGCAACCGGTACGCCTGGAGCTCGCTGGAGATTATCGCCCTGCTGGCGGCGACAGTTGTGGCGCTGGTGCTGTTTATCGCCGCCGAGCGACGGGCAGCGAACCCGATTATGCCGCTGTCTCTGTTTGGCGACAGCGTGTTTACGCTCTCCAACCTGGCGGCGCTCACCATGAGTGCGGGCATGTTCGGAACGATCATGTATATGCCGATGTTTGTACAGGGGGTAATCGGTGCGTCGGCGACCGCTTCCGGGTTTGTGATGATGCCGATGATGCTCAGCATGGTGGCAGCCAGTGCGCTCAGCGGCGAATTCATCAACAAAACCGGCAAGTATAAGCGGTTGGCCCTGTTTGGGCTTTTGGTCATGACCGTCGGCATGGTCTCCCTCACCTTCATGAGCACGGAGACGACCCGGCTGGTTGCCGTGATCAACATGATTGTCGTTGGTGTCGGGCTGGGCATTGCCAACCCGATTTTCACCCTCACCGTACAAAATGTCGTGGAGCACAAGCTGCTCGGCGTGGCTACTGCCGCTTCGCAGCTGTTCCGGCAGATCGGTGGAACGGTTGGTGTCGCCTTGTTGGGGACGGTGATGGGACACAGATTGAATGCCGAGATGATGAATCGCATCGCTGCGGCCGGCATCAGCGATCAGGCCGGCGGTGATCCGGCTGTCGCCGAACAACTGGCAAAACTGCAGGACCCGCAGCTCTTGATGGATCCCGAGCGGCTTGCGCAGATTCAGCAATCGCTGCCGGATTCGGCCCAGCAGCTGTTTACGCAGCTGGTGTCGATGATGCGGGAGGCGTTAAATGTTTCGCTGTCCACCGTTTTTCTGGCAGGAGCGCTGGTCGTGTTCACCGCTTTTGTGCTGACCTTGTTCCTGCGCGAGCTGCCGCTGCGTACGACCAACAAGCGAACAGCCGAGCGTGAGCAGACCTTCGCCGAGACGGCCAAGGCGCAGCCGAACAGCCGCTGA
- a CDS encoding methylthioribulose 1-phosphate dehydratase produces the protein MSITLEQRMDAFRRLDEIKLTFAKRDWFPGTSGNLSLKLSDEPLRFAVTASGKDKTKLSPEDYLIVDGDSRPVEATSLKPSAETLIHAAIYKKIATAGACFHVHTVANNLISELYFPQAAFSIQGQELIKGLGIWEENARIRVPIVENFADIGKLAAAIAEVVTPEIPGVLIRNHGIYAWGANDFEAKRHLEAFEFLFEYHLRWLQLRHVAVPQYTH, from the coding sequence GTGAGCATCACACTGGAACAGCGGATGGACGCTTTTCGTCGGTTGGACGAAATCAAACTGACCTTTGCCAAGCGGGACTGGTTCCCCGGCACGAGCGGCAACTTGTCGCTCAAGCTGAGTGACGAGCCGCTGCGGTTTGCGGTTACCGCCAGCGGCAAAGACAAGACGAAACTCTCCCCGGAAGACTACCTGATCGTCGACGGGGACTCGCGCCCGGTTGAGGCGACGTCGTTAAAGCCCTCGGCGGAAACGCTGATACACGCCGCGATCTACAAAAAGATCGCGACGGCGGGCGCCTGCTTTCACGTGCACACCGTCGCCAACAACCTCATCTCCGAGCTCTACTTTCCGCAAGCGGCGTTTTCCATCCAAGGCCAGGAACTGATCAAAGGGCTGGGCATCTGGGAGGAAAATGCCCGCATCCGCGTGCCGATTGTGGAGAACTTTGCCGACATCGGCAAACTGGCCGCGGCGATCGCCGAGGTAGTCACCCCGGAGATTCCCGGCGTGCTGATCCGCAACCACGGCATTTACGCCTGGGGGGCCAATGACTTCGAGGCGAAGCGGCACCTGGAAGCGTTTGAGTTTCTCTTTGAATACCACCTGCGCTGGCTGCAGTTGCGCCATGTCGCGGTGCCACAATACACACATTGA
- a CDS encoding MarR family winged helix-turn-helix transcriptional regulator, producing MSYLDQLDEIFRQVFQRMTVERNKWQTRELSASQAYLLEWLQCRGPQKVSDLAEALGTTLSAVTALVDKLANCGYVIRRRSAEDRRVVYVHITEKGSECLRQLRQQRRLMLERVYRGLSDEDLQHLIRIYRQVLENIKTEREKS from the coding sequence TTGAGCTATTTAGACCAACTGGATGAAATTTTTCGGCAAGTATTCCAGAGAATGACGGTGGAACGGAACAAATGGCAAACCCGCGAGCTGTCCGCTTCCCAGGCGTACCTGCTGGAGTGGCTGCAATGCCGGGGCCCGCAAAAGGTCTCCGATCTCGCCGAGGCGCTGGGCACGACGCTGAGTGCGGTGACGGCGCTGGTTGACAAACTGGCGAACTGCGGGTATGTGATCCGTCGGCGTTCCGCCGAAGACCGCAGGGTCGTGTACGTCCACATAACGGAAAAAGGGAGCGAATGCCTGCGGCAGCTCAGACAGCAGCGCCGCCTTATGTTGGAGCGGGTATACCGCGGTCTTTCCGACGAGGATCTGCAGCATTTAATCCGCATTTACCGGCAGGTGCTGGAAAATATCAAAACGGAGAGGGAGAAATCATGA
- a CDS encoding 2,3-diketo-5-methylthiopentyl-1-phosphate enolase — protein MSGERIRVTYLTQATNLEQKAEAIAVGMTVGSWTDLPAAKQAELRPYRGEAVAAQTLEELPDGQQRGYISIDYPAGNFTPDIPSLLTGVFGKLSMDGKIKLIDIELPPSFSKAFPGPQFGIEGVRQKLGVHDRPLLMSIFKSCLGLPFADLQTQFRAQALGGVDLIKDDEIFFVDDKAPFLERIAEFARIAEEVAQQLGKPVLYAANLTGPIHELNERAKRAVAAGAQCLLVNVLAYGYDALHRLAADPEVSVPLMAHPALAGAYYPSPDYGIAAPLLLGKLMRLAGADLVLFPSPYGSVALDKQEALQIAANLRDTSSPHKRAFPVPSAGIHPALVPQLYEDFGLEQIVNAGGGIHGHPGGAADGGRAFRAAIDAVVQGRTLADAAATSQPLAQALEKWGGRK, from the coding sequence GTGAGTGGAGAACGAATCCGCGTTACCTATCTGACGCAAGCGACGAATCTGGAGCAGAAAGCGGAGGCCATCGCTGTCGGCATGACGGTCGGCTCCTGGACCGACTTGCCGGCCGCCAAACAGGCGGAGCTGCGCCCGTACCGCGGGGAAGCGGTAGCTGCGCAAACGCTGGAAGAGCTTCCCGACGGACAACAACGCGGCTACATCAGCATCGACTATCCCGCCGGCAACTTTACCCCTGACATTCCTTCGCTGCTGACCGGCGTGTTTGGCAAGCTGTCCATGGATGGCAAGATTAAGCTGATCGACATCGAACTGCCGCCATCGTTCAGCAAGGCCTTTCCCGGACCGCAGTTCGGCATCGAGGGAGTGCGGCAAAAACTGGGGGTTCACGACCGGCCCCTGCTGATGAGCATCTTCAAGTCGTGCCTGGGGCTTCCCTTTGCCGACTTGCAGACACAGTTCCGCGCGCAGGCGCTCGGCGGCGTCGACTTGATCAAGGACGACGAGATCTTCTTCGTCGACGACAAAGCTCCCTTCCTGGAGCGGATCGCGGAATTCGCGCGAATTGCCGAAGAAGTGGCGCAGCAGCTGGGCAAACCGGTCCTCTACGCGGCCAACCTGACCGGTCCGATCCACGAACTGAACGAGCGGGCGAAGCGGGCGGTCGCGGCCGGGGCACAGTGTCTGCTGGTCAACGTGCTGGCGTACGGCTACGACGCCCTGCACCGGCTCGCCGCCGACCCGGAGGTCAGCGTGCCGTTGATGGCCCATCCGGCCCTGGCCGGCGCATACTATCCGTCGCCCGACTACGGGATTGCCGCGCCGCTTTTGCTGGGCAAGCTGATGCGGCTGGCCGGCGCCGATTTGGTCCTCTTCCCTTCACCGTACGGAAGCGTCGCGCTAGACAAGCAGGAGGCACTGCAGATTGCCGCCAACCTGCGGGATACAAGCAGCCCGCACAAGCGGGCATTCCCGGTTCCCTCGGCGGGCATTCACCCCGCTCTGGTGCCGCAGCTGTACGAAGATTTTGGCCTGGAGCAGATCGTCAACGCGGGCGGCGGCATCCACGGGCACCCCGGAGGGGCCGCTGACGGCGGGCGCGCGTTTCGCGCCGCGATCGACGCCGTTGTGCAGGGACGGACGCTGGCGGACGCTGCGGCGACCTCCCAGCCGCTGGCCCAGGCGCTGGAAAAGTGGGGAGGCCGGAAATGA
- a CDS encoding 2-hydroxy-3-keto-5-methylthiopentenyl-1-phosphate phosphatase: MSKQLVLFCDFDGTITEKDNIVAIMRKFAPPEAEELTQQILRQQISIREGVGKLFALLPCSLKQEIVDFVVGEATIRPGFTEFVDFCREKRIELLITSGGIDFFVEPVLAPYQLQDKIFCNGSDFSGETITITWPHRCDEHCDNDCGMCKPSIIRRYHPDRYFRVVIGDSITDVAGAKIADFVIARSLLQQKCEELGLPHRTFNTFYDVTDSLKLLLAEQEVSTP; the protein is encoded by the coding sequence ATGAGCAAGCAGTTGGTACTGTTCTGTGATTTCGACGGCACGATCACCGAAAAAGACAACATCGTGGCGATCATGCGCAAGTTCGCCCCGCCAGAGGCGGAGGAACTGACGCAGCAGATCCTGCGGCAGCAGATCAGCATCCGGGAAGGCGTAGGGAAACTTTTCGCGCTGCTCCCTTGTTCGCTGAAACAGGAGATCGTCGACTTCGTCGTCGGAGAAGCGACGATCCGTCCCGGCTTCACGGAGTTTGTCGATTTTTGCCGCGAGAAGCGGATCGAACTGCTCATCACCAGCGGCGGCATCGACTTTTTCGTGGAGCCGGTCCTGGCGCCTTATCAGCTGCAGGACAAGATCTTCTGCAACGGCAGCGATTTTTCCGGCGAGACGATCACGATCACCTGGCCGCACCGCTGTGACGAGCACTGTGACAACGACTGCGGCATGTGCAAGCCCTCGATCATCCGCCGCTACCACCCGGATCGCTATTTCCGGGTCGTGATCGGGGACAGCATCACCGATGTGGCGGGAGCGAAAATCGCCGACTTCGTCATTGCCCGCTCCCTCCTGCAGCAGAAGTGCGAGGAATTGGGACTTCCCCATCGCACGTTCAACACGTTTTACGACGTGACGGACTCCTTAAAACTGCTTTTGGCAGAACAGGAAGTGAGCACACCGTGA
- a CDS encoding ABC transporter ATP-binding protein, with product MYSFRQLRWFFRRYWKRYTLAILILLLINVLMLLPPRLIGDVVDQMRTGTLSEVKLTETLAILLGLGALFYVLRFLWRHLLFGGSLTLEKLLHQRYFAHLTRMTPSFFQRRRTGDVMAVATNDIPAIELTAGDGVLTLVDSLFMTLLALTTMLVTIDWKLTLAALLPMPFLAWATAYYGRLLHERFYRAQEAFGRMNDHVQESLSGLRVLRAFVQEEKDVAAFRRVSEHALRRNVDVAKIDALFDPTISIIINFSFLISLGYGSYLVMTSEISLGDLVAFNLYLGLLIWPMFAFGFLVNIVQRGSAALKRLQEIFAEEPDVQEAADALEVAEPGDIEAVKLNFRYPGSEQLALADISFHLQRGETLGIVGRTGSGKSTLCRLLLHQYPLPKNSLFLSGQPIERYRLAALRRLIAYVPQEHLLFSRTIRENVAFGRPEADEREILDALQLAELTDDLSRFADGLMTMVGEKGVTLSGGQKQRLAIARALLVDAEVLILDDALSAVDARTEEKILRHLRRERAGKTTLIAAHRLSAVQHADLILVLEDGRIVERGTHDQLMAANGWYAEQYRRQQLEQLIAGAEGGSGR from the coding sequence ATGTACAGTTTTCGCCAATTGCGCTGGTTTTTCCGCAGATATTGGAAGCGATACACGCTGGCCATTCTGATCCTTTTGCTGATCAATGTGCTGATGCTGCTTCCGCCGCGCCTGATCGGCGACGTGGTCGATCAGATGCGGACGGGCACCTTGAGCGAAGTGAAATTGACGGAGACGCTGGCGATCCTGCTGGGGCTGGGCGCGCTGTTTTACGTGCTGCGCTTTTTGTGGCGGCATTTGCTGTTTGGCGGTTCCCTGACTCTGGAAAAACTGCTGCATCAGCGTTATTTCGCCCATCTGACGCGGATGACCCCATCTTTCTTCCAGCGGCGGCGCACCGGCGATGTGATGGCGGTGGCGACCAATGACATTCCCGCGATTGAACTGACGGCCGGCGATGGCGTGCTGACCCTGGTCGACTCGCTGTTTATGACGCTGCTGGCCTTGACGACGATGCTGGTGACGATCGACTGGAAGCTGACCCTGGCCGCGCTTTTGCCGATGCCGTTTTTGGCCTGGGCGACCGCCTACTACGGCCGCCTGCTGCATGAACGGTTCTACCGGGCGCAAGAGGCGTTTGGCCGGATGAACGATCACGTGCAGGAGTCGCTCTCCGGTTTGCGCGTGCTGCGCGCTTTCGTCCAGGAAGAGAAGGATGTGGCCGCGTTTCGCCGGGTAAGCGAGCACGCGCTGCGCCGCAATGTGGACGTGGCCAAGATTGATGCGCTGTTCGATCCGACGATCTCGATCATCATCAACTTCAGCTTCCTGATCAGTTTGGGGTACGGTTCGTATCTCGTCATGACAAGCGAGATTTCCCTCGGCGATCTGGTTGCCTTTAACTTGTACCTCGGCCTCCTGATCTGGCCGATGTTCGCGTTTGGCTTTTTGGTGAACATCGTGCAGCGGGGGAGCGCCGCCCTGAAACGGCTGCAGGAGATCTTCGCGGAAGAGCCGGATGTGCAGGAGGCTGCCGACGCGCTGGAGGTGGCGGAGCCGGGCGATATCGAAGCGGTCAAGCTGAACTTCCGCTATCCGGGCAGCGAACAGCTGGCGCTCGCGGACATCTCCTTTCACCTCCAGCGGGGCGAGACGCTGGGCATTGTCGGACGTACGGGGAGCGGCAAGTCGACGCTTTGCCGCCTGCTCTTGCACCAGTATCCCCTGCCGAAAAATTCGCTGTTTCTGTCCGGTCAGCCGATTGAGCGGTACCGGTTGGCGGCGCTGCGCCGCCTGATCGCCTACGTGCCGCAGGAGCACCTGCTCTTCTCGCGGACGATCCGCGAAAACGTCGCCTTCGGCCGGCCGGAGGCGGACGAGCGGGAGATCCTCGACGCGCTTCAGCTGGCGGAGTTGACCGATGATCTCAGCCGTTTCGCCGACGGGCTGATGACGATGGTCGGCGAGAAGGGAGTGACGCTCTCCGGCGGTCAAAAGCAGCGGCTCGCGATTGCCCGCGCCCTGCTCGTCGACGCGGAAGTGTTGATCCTAGACGATGCGCTGTCGGCGGTGGACGCGCGGACGGAAGAAAAGATTCTCCGCCATCTGCGCCGGGAGCGGGCGGGAAAAACCACGCTGATTGCCGCGCATCGCCTGTCCGCGGTACAGCATGCCGACCTGATCCTTGTCCTGGAGGATGGCCGCATTGTCGAGCGGGGCACCCACGACCAGCTGATGGCCGCAAACGGCTGGTATGCCGAACAGTACCGGCGGCAGCAGCTGGAGCAGCTGATCGCCGGGGCCGAAGGGGGGAGCGGCCGATGA
- a CDS encoding 1,2-dihydroxy-3-keto-5-methylthiopentene dioxygenase translates to MAKVRFHDNNEYITDQKDVQAFLDSQEIIFEHWGVDRLDDRLRTAYDLTDEEKNQIVEAFRPEIDDISNRRGYTTADVVILSDKTPNLDELLEKFKAEHHHTDDEVRFCVDGHGIFAIKGKDGRYFDVELEPGDLISVPSYSRHYFTLMDDRKIKAIRLFITPAGWQAIYEEPAAQA, encoded by the coding sequence ATGGCAAAAGTGCGTTTTCACGACAACAACGAGTACATCACGGATCAAAAGGATGTGCAGGCGTTTCTCGACAGTCAGGAGATCATCTTTGAACACTGGGGTGTGGACCGGTTAGACGATCGGCTGCGCACGGCCTACGACCTGACGGATGAAGAAAAAAACCAAATCGTCGAAGCATTCCGTCCAGAGATTGACGACATCAGCAATCGGCGCGGCTACACCACCGCCGACGTGGTGATCCTCTCCGACAAGACGCCCAACCTGGATGAACTGCTGGAAAAGTTTAAAGCGGAGCACCATCATACGGACGACGAGGTCCGCTTCTGCGTGGACGGACACGGGATTTTTGCGATCAAGGGCAAAGACGGCCGCTATTTTGACGTGGAGCTGGAACCCGGCGACCTGATCTCCGTTCCGTCTTACTCCCGCCACTACTTTACGCTGATGGACGACCGCAAGATCAAAGCGATTCGCCTGTTTATCACCCCGGCCGGCTGGCAGGCGATCTACGAAGAACCCGCCGCGCAAGCGTAA
- the mtnK gene encoding S-methyl-5-thioribose kinase: protein MAYRALSEQEAVEYVRALPDLFAADAVLASREIGDGNLNLVFHIQDSKSGKSVIVKQALPYARIVGESWPLTLDRARIESEALKIQQKYAPGLVPEVYHYDAELALTVMEDLSDHIIMRKGLIAGNRYPLFAKHIGRFLAHTLFFTSDLGAHPYEKKALLGKFINPELCKITEDLVFTDPYEDADSNNFNPLIKSDVEAIWRNNRLKREIAHLKFAFLTRAEALLHGDLHTGSIFVTEQSTKVIDPEFAYYGPMGFDIGAVIANLLLNYAGQHGLQPDPARRADYRRYLLETVESVWTEFVSEFVRLWHQKLRERSASVEGFWQEYVQNLLQDAAGFAGCKMLRRVIGLAGVADLNTIADERVRAEAERLALAIGQALILKRKEIHEGSDLPALVEEVANGFYQEAAV, encoded by the coding sequence ATGGCTTATCGAGCATTATCGGAACAAGAAGCGGTGGAATACGTTCGCGCGCTGCCCGATTTGTTTGCGGCTGACGCGGTCCTTGCCAGCCGGGAGATTGGCGATGGCAATCTGAACCTGGTGTTTCACATTCAGGACAGCAAGAGCGGCAAGAGCGTGATTGTCAAACAAGCGCTTCCGTATGCGCGGATCGTCGGCGAATCATGGCCGCTCACCCTGGATCGGGCCCGCATCGAGAGCGAAGCGCTGAAGATTCAGCAAAAATACGCCCCGGGCCTGGTGCCGGAAGTGTACCACTATGACGCGGAGCTTGCTTTGACCGTGATGGAGGATCTCAGCGATCACATCATCATGCGAAAAGGGCTGATCGCCGGCAACCGCTACCCGTTGTTTGCCAAACACATTGGCCGCTTTTTGGCCCACACTCTGTTTTTCACCTCCGATTTAGGGGCGCACCCGTATGAAAAGAAAGCCCTGCTGGGGAAATTTATCAATCCCGAATTGTGCAAAATTACCGAGGATCTGGTGTTTACCGATCCGTATGAAGATGCCGACAGCAACAACTTCAATCCGCTGATCAAAAGCGATGTGGAGGCGATCTGGCGGAACAACCGGCTGAAGCGGGAAATCGCGCACCTCAAGTTTGCTTTCTTGACCCGGGCGGAGGCGCTGCTGCACGGCGACCTGCACACGGGCAGCATCTTTGTGACCGAGCAGAGCACCAAAGTGATCGATCCGGAATTCGCCTACTACGGTCCGATGGGATTTGATATCGGCGCGGTAATCGCCAACCTGCTGCTCAACTACGCCGGCCAGCACGGCCTGCAGCCGGACCCCGCCCGGCGGGCTGACTACCGCCGCTATCTCTTGGAGACAGTGGAAAGCGTCTGGACCGAGTTTGTCTCGGAATTCGTGCGGTTGTGGCACCAGAAGTTGCGAGAGCGCAGCGCGAGCGTGGAAGGTTTCTGGCAGGAGTACGTGCAGAACCTGCTGCAGGATGCCGCCGGATTCGCCGGCTGCAAAATGCTGCGGCGGGTGATCGGCTTGGCGGGCGTCGCCGATCTGAACACGATCGCCGATGAGCGGGTGCGCGCCGAAGCGGAACGGTTGGCGCTGGCGATCGGCCAGGCGCTGATCCTGAAGCGGAAAGAGATCCACGAGGGGTCCGACCTTCCCGCTCTGGTAGAAGAAGTGGCGAACGGCTTTTACCAGGAGGCGGCAGTATGA
- the mtnA gene encoding S-methyl-5-thioribose-1-phosphate isomerase: MSRATHLSPVAWVDDHLRLLDQTRLPVETVYLELTTIEQVWDAIRGLQVRGAPAIGMAAAYGLYLGVRDSSVDTFAAFWAELNKQADYLATSRPTAVNLFWALERVKARVRAEAAQPIDALKAAVLDEALQIQQEDEQVCRRIGEHLLTLLRDGMGILTHCNPGALATSAYGTATAPLYLAKERGWQLKVYADETRPVLQGARLTAYELQRAGIDVTLICDNMAAVVMAQKKVQAVIVGTDRVARNGDVANKIGTYGVAVLAKAHGIPFYVAAPLSSIDFSTATGAEIPIEERPAEEITHGFGKQVAPDGIKVYNPAFDVTPAHLITAIVTETGVYKPEEIHLLNT, encoded by the coding sequence ATGAGCAGAGCGACTCACCTTTCTCCCGTCGCCTGGGTGGATGACCATCTGCGGCTGCTGGACCAGACGCGGCTGCCGGTGGAAACCGTCTATCTGGAGCTGACCACGATCGAGCAGGTATGGGATGCGATCCGCGGCTTGCAAGTGCGCGGCGCTCCGGCGATCGGCATGGCCGCCGCGTACGGGCTCTACCTCGGCGTCCGCGACAGTTCCGTGGATACGTTTGCTGCGTTTTGGGCAGAGCTGAATAAGCAGGCAGACTACCTGGCCACTTCCCGCCCGACGGCGGTCAACCTGTTTTGGGCGCTGGAGCGGGTAAAAGCGCGTGTGCGGGCGGAAGCGGCCCAGCCGATTGATGCGCTCAAGGCGGCCGTGCTGGACGAAGCGCTCCAGATCCAGCAGGAGGACGAACAGGTCTGCCGCCGCATCGGCGAGCACCTGCTAACCCTGCTGCGCGATGGGATGGGCATTCTCACCCACTGCAATCCCGGCGCGCTGGCTACGTCCGCGTACGGCACTGCGACGGCGCCGCTCTACCTGGCCAAAGAGCGGGGCTGGCAGCTGAAAGTGTACGCCGACGAGACGCGGCCTGTCCTGCAAGGGGCGCGGCTGACCGCCTACGAACTGCAGCGCGCGGGAATTGACGTCACGCTGATCTGCGACAATATGGCCGCCGTGGTGATGGCGCAAAAGAAGGTGCAGGCCGTGATCGTGGGGACCGACCGGGTAGCGCGAAACGGCGACGTGGCCAACAAAATCGGCACATATGGCGTGGCCGTGCTGGCCAAGGCGCACGGGATTCCCTTCTACGTGGCGGCCCCGCTCTCCTCGATTGACTTTTCCACCGCGACGGGGGCAGAGATTCCGATTGAAGAGCGGCCGGCGGAAGAAATTACGCACGGCTTCGGCAAACAGGTTGCCCCGGATGGGATCAAGGTGTACAACCCGGCCTTTGACGTCACACCCGCCCATTTGATTACCGCCATTGTGACTGAAACAGGCGTCTACAAACCGGAAGAGATTCACCTGTTGAACACCTAG